Proteins encoded together in one Lachnospiraceae bacterium JLR.KK008 window:
- a CDS encoding DUF4238 domain-containing protein produces the protein MKAHKVPATYYASWKIPGKNHSFYVFYKDKLYNEGQSKSYKEVDKITQEHSFFMEENFYYLDIKNVPGLTYKLQNEIEEFLTNGAYSIKCQDTLDEDCAPDYPVIEIRDYSQFMYWRDRMDSWIIKDSDGNNVTVDAFKNDLGTYLFGKVGKIIEENYFANELESKWNVIKSEIEIQRNSGDDFALVHQDDLLEFFIVQYLRLEGVIEEYIKPTLGIFRDVFSSMGYEDSELDKMKNEGLLAPESYFYGALLDAARGDKKRLQKHMDSIKQNYVIDLLKAEEGISFITSTKPCVVMKMEGTFKAEMIFPVTPQYCIRFIGNKLAGNRSGKFYEIKSSDVKVINRKIISESKNIVMSDSKIISDRI, from the coding sequence ATGAAAGCACATAAAGTACCAGCGACATATTATGCCTCATGGAAGATTCCGGGAAAGAACCATAGTTTTTATGTTTTTTATAAAGATAAATTGTATAATGAAGGACAAAGCAAGAGTTATAAGGAAGTTGACAAGATAACTCAGGAGCATTCATTTTTCATGGAAGAAAATTTTTACTATTTAGATATTAAGAATGTGCCGGGATTGACATATAAACTGCAAAATGAAATAGAAGAATTTTTAACTAATGGTGCATATAGTATTAAGTGTCAGGATACTTTGGATGAAGATTGTGCTCCCGATTATCCAGTTATTGAAATTAGAGATTATAGTCAATTTATGTATTGGCGTGATCGTATGGATTCATGGATAATTAAAGATTCTGATGGAAACAATGTTACAGTTGATGCTTTCAAAAATGATTTAGGTACATATTTGTTTGGTAAAGTAGGAAAAATTATTGAAGAAAACTACTTTGCAAATGAATTAGAATCTAAGTGGAATGTAATAAAGTCGGAAATTGAAATTCAAAGAAATTCGGGTGATGATTTTGCTTTAGTACATCAAGATGATTTGTTAGAGTTTTTTATTGTCCAATATCTTAGGCTAGAGGGGGTTATAGAAGAATATATTAAGCCGACGCTGGGGATTTTTAGGGATGTGTTTTCATCTATGGGATATGAAGATTCTGAATTAGATAAAATGAAAAATGAGGGACTATTAGCACCTGAATCATATTTTTATGGGGCATTGTTAGATGCTGCACGAGGTGACAAAAAAAGACTCCAGAAGCATATGGATTCAATTAAACAAAATTATGTTATTGATTTATTAAAGGCTGAAGAAGGAATTTCATTTATAACATCGACAAAACCATGTGTAGTAATGAAAATGGAAGGAACATTTAAAGCTGAAATGATTTTCCCGGTAACTCCGCAATATTGTATTAGATTTATAGGAAACAAGTTGGCAGGAAATAGAAGTGGAAAATTTTATGAAATTAAATCAAGTGATGTGAAGGTTATAAATCGAAAGATTATTTCAGAATCGAAAAATATTGTTATGAGTGATTCAAAAATAATATCGGACAGAATATGA
- a CDS encoding MobA/MobL family protein: MANVTKQASTRFSIVRRSKGQSAVEKASYISRSILVSEFDGQTYRPKYHEDLVHSEITLPPNAPKEYADRATLWNAVELAEKGQKSQLARMLKASLPNEWSYELAEEVVRDYVQRNFVDKGMCADWAIHDSENDKGQRNLHIHVMLTLRPLTEKGEWGAKQKKVYDLDENGERIPIIDKKTGQQKVDKRNRKQWKCHTADSTDWNSQENAKMWRKDLADTINATNEQLGIALHWEHRSFKEQGIDREPTIHIGAVANALERKGIQTERGNINREIIRNNMLLEQAKEMLMFAKQEVHSAQYEKIKNTAVSVKNEVMEMIAKVRGRKGRLDLPIVSGKHLRKIADRTALQSADNAEKFITTRKIDSFESLVNFTADREQKYSQLETVHLSKGQKLNRLKELSKMYALYAPIQATYKESQSLKGFAKMKYDKEHKDSLSKYPELKERMQSLLQNGEKITPKQWKAEIQSLQSEYDSIGKEQTKTATELAYAEVISYNRKNLERELQNENRQHNRQQSRTKRREEEI, encoded by the coding sequence ATGGCTAATGTTACGAAACAGGCAAGCACACGTTTTTCCATTGTCAGGCGGAGCAAGGGGCAGTCGGCAGTCGAGAAAGCATCATACATCAGCAGGAGCATTCTTGTCAGCGAGTTTGACGGGCAGACCTACCGCCCGAAATACCATGAAGATTTAGTCCACAGTGAAATCACTCTCCCGCCCAATGCGCCCAAAGAATATGCAGACCGAGCCACCTTATGGAACGCTGTTGAACTGGCAGAGAAAGGACAGAAATCACAGCTTGCGAGAATGTTGAAAGCGTCACTCCCCAACGAATGGAGTTATGAACTTGCGGAGGAAGTCGTGAGGGATTATGTGCAGAGGAATTTTGTTGACAAAGGAATGTGTGCTGACTGGGCAATCCATGACAGCGAGAACGACAAAGGACAGCGCAATCTCCATATCCATGTAATGCTTACCCTGCGCCCTCTTACGGAAAAAGGGGAATGGGGAGCGAAACAGAAAAAGGTGTATGACCTTGACGAAAACGGGGAGCGTATTCCCATCATTGACAAAAAGACAGGACAGCAGAAAGTTGACAAGCGCAACCGCAAACAGTGGAAATGCCACACCGCCGACAGCACAGACTGGAACAGCCAAGAAAACGCCAAGATGTGGCGAAAAGATTTAGCCGACACAATCAATGCCACCAATGAGCAGTTGGGGATTGCGCTACATTGGGAACACCGCTCTTTTAAGGAACAGGGGATTGACAGAGAGCCGACAATCCATATCGGTGCGGTTGCCAACGCTTTAGAACGCAAGGGCATACAGACCGAGAGGGGCAACATCAATCGGGAAATCATCAGGAACAATATGCTGTTGGAACAGGCGAAAGAAATGCTCATGTTTGCCAAGCAGGAAGTACACAGCGCACAGTACGAAAAGATTAAAAATACAGCGGTCAGCGTGAAGAATGAAGTCATGGAGATGATTGCAAAAGTGAGGGGGCGCAAAGGCAGATTAGACTTGCCCATTGTCAGCGGAAAACATCTAAGAAAAATAGCCGACAGAACCGCCTTGCAGTCAGCCGACAATGCGGAGAAATTCATCACGACAAGGAAGATAGACAGCTTTGAAAGCCTTGTGAACTTTACAGCGGATAGGGAACAGAAATACAGTCAGCTTGAAACAGTGCATTTGTCAAAGGGGCAGAAACTAAACCGATTAAAGGAACTGTCAAAAATGTATGCCCTCTATGCACCAATCCAAGCCACCTATAAGGAGAGCCAGTCACTCAAAGGATTTGCGAAAATGAAATACGATAAGGAGCATAAGGACAGCTTATCAAAGTACCCCGAATTAAAGGAGCGTATGCAGAGCCTTTTACAGAACGGCGAGAAGATAACGCCGAAACAGTGGAAAGCAGAGATACAGTCTTTGCAGTCTGAATATGACAGTATCGGCAAAGAGCAGACCAAGACCGCCACAGAATTAGCGTATGCCGAGGTAATCAGCTATAACAGGAAGAACCTTGAGAGGGAACTTCAGAACGAGAACCGACAGCATAACAGGCAACAGAGCAGAACGAAACGGAGGGAGGAAGAAATTTAA
- a CDS encoding recombinase family protein — MKRAKLNNDKITALYCRLSKDDGTNNESMSISTQKTMLKDYAKRNGFLNCQFYVDDGYSGTNYDRPAFRQLIEDIQDGEVSTLITKDLSRLGRNYLETGTYIEVFFPNHNVRYIAINDGVDSIDNAQMDITPFRNIINEMYAKDTSRKIKSALHARKMQGKYMATTAPFGYQKDEKDHNHLVIDEVTAPIVELIFSIAEEGVGLHTICNRLRKAKVIKPSFYKKEMFERYTDEEKMYDWDTAYVSKILHDPVYAGNLTVAERPTKTMRSKKRQYIPYAEREVIYGTHEPIIEQSRWNTVQKILESRPPVIGESSSGYDNIFRGVIKCADCGSAMLAKVEQKRKRNNVLDKTFYCCTKYRKFGKEGCSSHTIEARTVHEVVLADIQKHAGQALADRKAMVTEIAERLNLQLSADKEQQKKELRQCKQRVSEIENLYAKLYEDLTRELITEKRFQMLSARFDSEQEELTAKIKELEKSAIADKEQLSSIEHFAEQISGYAGITELNFKIINQLIEKILVSEPVEVDGQKIQRLTIHYKFIGALETLE, encoded by the coding sequence ATGAAAAGGGCAAAACTGAATAACGACAAAATCACTGCTTTATATTGCAGGCTTTCCAAAGACGACGGCACGAACAACGAGAGCATGAGCATCAGCACACAGAAAACCATGCTGAAAGATTATGCAAAGCGCAACGGTTTTCTGAACTGCCAGTTCTATGTTGATGACGGTTACAGCGGTACAAACTACGACCGCCCCGCATTCCGACAGCTTATCGAGGACATACAGGACGGGGAAGTGTCAACGCTCATCACAAAAGACCTGTCACGTTTGGGGAGGAATTACCTTGAAACAGGTACTTATATCGAGGTGTTTTTCCCCAACCATAACGTGCGGTATATTGCAATCAATGACGGCGTGGACTCCATAGACAACGCACAAATGGACATTACACCGTTCCGCAACATCATCAATGAAATGTACGCAAAGGACACGTCAAGGAAAATCAAGAGCGCACTCCACGCAAGGAAAATGCAGGGCAAGTATATGGCTACTACCGCCCCATTCGGTTATCAAAAAGACGAGAAAGACCATAACCACCTTGTCATTGATGAAGTGACCGCCCCCATTGTGGAACTGATTTTCTCAATCGCCGAGGAGGGCGTGGGGCTTCACACTATCTGTAACCGCTTGCGCAAGGCAAAGGTCATAAAGCCGAGTTTCTACAAAAAAGAAATGTTTGAGCGGTACACTGATGAGGAAAAGATGTATGACTGGGACACCGCCTATGTCAGCAAGATATTGCATGACCCCGTTTATGCAGGAAACCTTACCGTAGCGGAAAGACCGACCAAGACCATGCGTTCCAAGAAAAGACAGTATATCCCGTATGCGGAGCGTGAAGTTATCTATGGCACACATGAACCGATTATCGAGCAGAGCCGTTGGAACACCGTACAGAAGATTTTGGAGAGCAGACCGCCCGTTATCGGGGAAAGTTCAAGCGGATATGACAACATTTTCCGAGGGGTTATCAAATGCGCCGATTGTGGGAGTGCCATGCTTGCCAAAGTCGAGCAGAAAAGAAAGCGTAACAACGTACTGGACAAGACTTTCTACTGCTGTACCAAGTACCGCAAGTTTGGGAAAGAGGGTTGTTCATCACACACCATTGAGGCGAGGACGGTTCACGAAGTTGTGCTTGCAGACATTCAGAAACACGCAGGACAGGCACTGGCGGACAGGAAAGCTATGGTAACGGAGATTGCCGAGCGTCTTAATCTCCAACTGTCAGCGGATAAGGAACAGCAGAAAAAGGAACTAAGGCAATGTAAACAGCGAGTGTCGGAAATAGAAAACCTGTATGCCAAACTGTATGAGGACTTGACAAGGGAACTGATAACAGAAAAGCGTTTCCAAATGCTGTCGGCACGATTTGACAGCGAGCAGGAAGAACTGACAGCCAAGATAAAGGAACTTGAAAAAAGTGCCATAGCGGACAAAGAACAGTTATCTTCCATTGAGCATTTTGCAGAGCAGATAAGCGGTTATGCAGGAATAACGGAACTCAATTTTAAGATAATCAACCAACTTATAGAAAAAATTCTTGTTTCTGAACCCGTAGAAGTTGACGGGCAGAAAATTCAACGACTTACTATCCATTACAAGTTCATAGGGGCACTGGAAACCCTTGAATAA
- a CDS encoding DNA topoisomerase: protein MAGCRKPMKRLWISSMEESAIRDGFHNLRPGSDYDNLYKSALCRQEADWLVGINGTRLFTVLYGGKALKVGRVQTPTLAMLVDRESKIMNFKKEAYYMAHIMENGLDAVSEHISDKTEAERIAGACENGQALVTSVIKEEKWVAPPKLYDLTTLQRDANRLFGFTAKQTLEYTQSLYEKKLVTYPRTDSQYLSDDMEGTAKNVIEAIFNSLLFEQNIMFNPDIKRILNSKKVTDHHAIIPTMEIIKQDLKVIPESEMKILSLCANRLLCATGEKHIYNSTKAELTCNEIVFKVSGKEVWKNGWKEFDDFFKNSYKTTEDKSDAEEEKKLPELREGMTIAVEQTKVSEHFTQPPKHYTEDSLLSAMERAGAEDMGDEVERKGLGTPATRADIIEKLVKDGFVKREKKQMIPTEDGMKLITILPDVVKSPKLTADWENELTLVSKGEVAAEQFMSGIEAMVTDLVKTYHSVSDEHKAMFGTGKGGQEVLGKCPKCGADVVKGKFGAYCTGKCGMNVGKALGVTLSDTQVKSLLQGKKILVKGLKGKKGSYDAYLIPERIEEFSYTKDGKEIKGLQYKFKMEFPKTKGKQG from the coding sequence ATGGCAGGGTGCAGAAAACCGATGAAACGATTATGGATTTCTTCCATGGAGGAGAGTGCTATCCGTGACGGCTTCCATAATCTTCGTCCAGGCAGTGATTATGACAATCTGTACAAGTCAGCACTATGCAGGCAGGAAGCAGACTGGCTTGTGGGTATCAATGGCACTAGGCTTTTTACGGTATTGTATGGTGGCAAGGCATTAAAGGTCGGCAGAGTGCAGACACCGACACTTGCCATGCTGGTAGACCGTGAAAGTAAAATCATGAATTTCAAGAAAGAAGCCTATTATATGGCTCATATCATGGAAAATGGTCTGGATGCTGTATCGGAGCATATCAGTGATAAAACGGAAGCAGAGAGGATTGCAGGAGCCTGTGAAAACGGACAGGCTCTTGTCACTTCTGTGATAAAGGAAGAAAAGTGGGTGGCACCACCGAAACTCTATGACCTTACCACACTCCAGAGGGATGCAAACCGTCTGTTTGGCTTTACTGCCAAGCAGACATTGGAATATACGCAGAGCCTTTATGAGAAAAAGTTAGTAACATATCCGAGAACAGACAGCCAGTACCTTTCCGATGACATGGAGGGAACAGCGAAAAATGTGATTGAAGCAATTTTCAATTCGCTGTTATTTGAGCAGAATATCATGTTCAATCCAGATATTAAAAGAATTTTGAATAGCAAGAAAGTGACAGACCACCATGCAATCATTCCGACCATGGAGATCATCAAACAGGACTTAAAGGTGATTCCTGAGAGTGAAATGAAGATCCTTTCATTATGTGCGAACCGTCTGTTGTGTGCAACCGGGGAGAAGCACATTTATAATTCCACAAAGGCAGAGCTTACCTGCAACGAGATTGTGTTTAAGGTATCCGGTAAGGAAGTATGGAAAAATGGATGGAAGGAATTTGATGATTTCTTCAAAAATTCCTATAAGACCACAGAGGATAAATCAGATGCCGAGGAAGAAAAGAAGCTGCCGGAGCTTCGTGAGGGCATGACGATTGCAGTGGAGCAGACAAAGGTTTCCGAGCATTTCACACAGCCACCGAAGCATTATACTGAAGATTCCCTTTTGTCGGCAATGGAGCGAGCCGGAGCAGAGGATATGGGTGATGAGGTGGAGAGAAAAGGACTTGGCACACCTGCCACCAGAGCCGATATCATAGAAAAGTTGGTAAAAGACGGATTTGTGAAACGTGAGAAAAAGCAGATGATCCCGACAGAGGACGGAATGAAGCTGATCACGATACTTCCAGATGTAGTAAAATCTCCGAAACTGACCGCTGACTGGGAGAATGAGCTTACTCTTGTATCCAAAGGAGAAGTTGCTGCAGAACAGTTTATGTCAGGTATTGAAGCAATGGTAACTGATCTTGTAAAGACCTATCACAGCGTTAGTGATGAACATAAAGCCATGTTTGGCACAGGCAAGGGTGGACAAGAAGTGCTAGGCAAATGCCCGAAGTGTGGTGCTGATGTAGTCAAGGGAAAATTCGGAGCGTATTGTACCGGGAAATGTGGCATGAATGTTGGCAAGGCACTTGGGGTAACACTTTCCGATACACAGGTCAAGAGCCTGCTTCAAGGGAAAAAGATACTTGTAAAAGGTCTGAAGGGCAAGAAAGGCAGCTACGATGCTTATTTGATTCCAGAGAGGATAGAGGAGTTTTCTTACACGAAGGACGGTAAAGAAATCAAGGGATTACAGTATAAATTTAAGATGGAATTTCCAAAGACGAAAGGAAAGCAGGGGTAG
- a CDS encoding hemolysin family protein — protein MENETISLIIIITGIIMSAYFSATETAFSSLNRIRIKNMAEKGDKKACLVMRLSENYDSLLSTILIGNNIVNIASASLTTVLFVKMLGDEIGPSVSTAVTTIVVLIFGEVSPKSIAKESPEKFARFSAPFLNMLMVLLTPFNFLFGQWKKLLSIIIKSTDESGITEEELLSIVEEAKQDGGIDEQENMLIRSVLEFTEQEAVDILTPRIDITAVSTETTKEEIATVFADTAYSRLPIFEDTIDHIVGIIYQKDFYNYVYRADKEISEIIRPALFVPQNKKIGILLKELQNKKIHIAVVLDEYGGTVGIITLEDILEELVGEIWDEYDEVSSEIEKKSETEYIVLGNADIDKVFEVLNIEVADEEVQSGIINGWIMNELGRVPEKEDCFEYKGYQITVLEMNEKRVEKVLFVKKKNE, from the coding sequence ATGGAAAACGAGACAATTTCACTTATAATAATAATCACGGGCATTATTATGTCCGCATATTTTTCAGCAACAGAAACAGCATTTTCTTCATTAAACAGGATACGCATTAAAAATATGGCAGAAAAGGGAGATAAAAAAGCCTGTTTGGTAATGCGTTTATCCGAGAATTATGACAGCCTGTTGTCAACTATTCTTATTGGAAATAATATTGTAAACATTGCGAGCGCATCTTTAACAACAGTATTATTTGTTAAAATGTTGGGTGATGAAATCGGTCCGAGTGTATCTACTGCTGTTACTACAATCGTAGTGTTGATTTTCGGAGAAGTGTCACCAAAAAGCATTGCCAAAGAATCACCAGAAAAGTTTGCTAGGTTTTCAGCACCTTTCTTAAATATGCTCATGGTATTGCTTACCCCATTTAACTTTTTGTTTGGACAGTGGAAAAAGTTGTTATCCATAATAATTAAATCAACTGATGAAAGTGGAATTACAGAAGAAGAACTATTATCCATAGTAGAAGAAGCAAAGCAGGACGGAGGCATTGATGAGCAGGAAAATATGCTCATTCGGAGTGTGCTTGAATTTACTGAACAGGAAGCTGTTGACATATTAACTCCAAGGATTGATATTACTGCTGTTTCAACAGAAACAACAAAAGAAGAAATTGCTACTGTTTTTGCTGATACAGCTTATTCAAGACTTCCCATATTTGAAGATACGATAGACCATATAGTTGGAATAATCTATCAAAAAGATTTTTACAATTATGTATATCGTGCCGATAAGGAAATATCCGAAATTATCCGACCAGCCTTATTTGTTCCACAGAATAAAAAAATAGGCATATTATTGAAAGAATTGCAGAATAAAAAAATACATATTGCAGTTGTATTAGATGAATATGGCGGAACAGTGGGGATAATCACATTGGAAGATATTTTAGAGGAACTTGTAGGAGAAATTTGGGACGAATATGATGAAGTCAGTTCAGAAATTGAAAAGAAATCAGAAACGGAGTATATAGTTTTAGGCAATGCAGACATTGATAAAGTATTTGAGGTATTAAATATTGAAGTTGCTGATGAAGAAGTACAATCAGGAATTATAAATGGTTGGATAATGAATGAGTTAGGGCGAGTGCCCGAAAAAGAGGATTGTTTTGAATATAAAGGGTATCAAATAACTGTATTGGAAATGAATGAGAAACGAGTAGAGAAAGTTTTATTTGTTAAAAAGAAAAATGAATGA